A genomic region of Borrelia duttonii Ly contains the following coding sequences:
- a CDS encoding chromosome replication/partitioning protein gives MGIEVNKRNLTQNISPEEQVSIHYNKLKERLKINFQKEIFCKIEAMKVLKEIKDNEYYKLDNYASFDDFAKDYRLARTQTYKYLKIATAIEEGIVEEKYVINNGINGTMFLLRNKEGVNIKRSKQNPLRPLRFQLKCPDAYAFYKKNAKLTSFLLERVFSDEKEFLAKIVTQFESSKRVKN, from the coding sequence ATGGGAATAGAGGTTAATAAGAGGAATTTAACTCAAAATATTTCGCCAGAAGAACAAGTATCTATTCACTATAATAAGCTTAAAGAGAGATTGAAAATTAACTTTCAAAAAGAAATTTTTTGTAAAATTGAAGCGATGAAAGTATTAAAAGAAATTAAAGATAATGAATATTATAAACTTGATAATTATGCCAGTTTTGATGATTTTGCAAAAGATTATAGACTTGCTAGAACTCAGACATATAAATATTTAAAAATAGCCACTGCTATTGAAGAAGGAATTGTTGAAGAGAAGTATGTTATTAACAATGGTATTAATGGGACTATGTTTTTGCTAAGAAATAAAGAGGGCGTTAATATAAAACGATCTAAGCAGAATCCATTGCGACCTTTAAGATTTCAGCTTAAATGTCCTGATGCTTATGCATTTTATAAAAAAAATGCCAAACTTACGAGTTTTCTTTTAGAGAGAGTTTTCTCAGATGAAAAAGAATTTTTAGCAAAAATAGTGACTCAGTTTGAATCTTCAAAAAGAGTGAAAAATTAA
- a CDS encoding ParA family protein, translating into MDRKETKVITVASIKGGVGKSTTSLIFATLLSQSFKVLIIDIDTQASTTSYYFKIIKERGVDLFNRNIYEVLISNLHIDNAVVNVNSNLDLIPSYLTLHKFNSESIPYKEFRLKEQLKLLEFEYDYIILDTNPSLDFTLTNALVCSSYIIVPITAEKWAVESLDLFNFFIDKLSIKAPIYLINTKFKRNNTHKELLNILKENDNFLGTISEREDLNRKIARNDVFDLNKDYIREYQNTLSVLMDKIKNFVV; encoded by the coding sequence ATGGATAGAAAAGAGACAAAAGTAATTACAGTGGCATCAATTAAGGGTGGAGTAGGCAAGAGCACAACTAGTTTAATATTTGCTACTCTCCTATCTCAATCTTTTAAGGTATTAATTATTGATATAGATACCCAAGCATCGACCACTAGTTATTATTTTAAGATAATAAAGGAAAGAGGAGTAGATTTATTTAATCGAAATATATATGAGGTTTTAATATCTAATTTGCATATTGATAATGCTGTTGTAAATGTTAATAGCAATTTGGATTTGATACCAAGTTATTTAACTTTGCATAAATTTAATTCTGAATCTATTCCGTATAAAGAATTTAGATTAAAAGAACAATTAAAATTATTAGAATTTGAATACGATTATATAATACTTGATACTAATCCTAGTTTAGATTTTACGCTAACTAATGCTTTAGTATGTAGCAGTTACATTATAGTGCCAATTACAGCAGAAAAGTGGGCAGTTGAAAGTTTGGATTTGTTTAATTTTTTTATAGACAAGTTATCCATCAAAGCTCCTATTTATTTGATTAATACTAAATTCAAAAGAAATAATACGCATAAAGAGTTATTAAATATTTTAAAGGAAAATGACAATTTTTTGGGTACAATATCAGAGAGGGAAGATTTAAATAGAAAAATAGCTAGGAATGATGTTTTTGATTTAAATAAAGATTATATAAGAGAGTATCAAAACACACTCTCAGTTTTGATGGACAAGATTAAGAATTTTGTTGTTTAA
- a CDS encoding DUF226 domain-containing protein, which translates to MVALLELLKQKKKEIDPKNQKKGKNIFSKVEEINNRKIYHTKIFNDFYAFGISKNEPTKFFISLRGIFNIEDISMFHLFSIRDDDNFLGIYYGIKKLDKAFLVKNFNKRETYTLRKCEYIEFRFKKGGVFCYLSGLHNLLKKGKIGSSYYQTLLSILLELERELYAFYGKKLPEGGIVPRWIEKRQK; encoded by the coding sequence ATGGTGGCTTTACTAGAGTTATTGAAGCAGAAGAAAAAGGAAATAGATCCCAAGAATCAAAAAAAGGGTAAAAATATCTTTTCTAAAGTAGAAGAGATTAATAATCGTAAGATATATCATACTAAAATATTTAATGATTTTTATGCGTTTGGAATAAGCAAGAACGAACCTACTAAATTTTTTATATCCCTTAGGGGAATTTTTAACATAGAAGATATCAGTATGTTTCATTTATTTTCCATACGAGATGATGATAATTTTTTGGGTATTTACTATGGGATTAAAAAATTAGACAAAGCATTTTTGGTAAAAAACTTCAATAAAAGAGAAACTTATACTTTAAGAAAGTGTGAATATATTGAATTCAGATTTAAGAAAGGTGGTGTTTTTTGTTATCTAAGTGGGCTACATAATTTATTAAAAAAGGGTAAGATTGGAAGTTCCTATTATCAGACTTTACTGAGTATACTCCTAGAATTAGAGAGGGAACTTTATGCGTTTTATGGAAAAAAATTACCGGAAGGGGGTATTGTTCCGAGATGGATAGAAAAGAGACAAAAGTAA
- a CDS encoding plasmid maintenance protein: MEIKKIKGKTNRYQYNLIVLISTLNFMNLKLKQYTQTNILYFFNGNLTRNKQQKVKIKTLQNYLYELEKKYKITLNYCKHLGKQCGSEIYYKLKYPKKTCHTKINQYFRNIKKEKIDKFTKRIETYIQENGSPKWECINNINNNKKIEERIIKKYISKCHFKIDLPLVLLNSKIEKDLKIELIKEIKKHERAIEVLSLDEINLLKGKLIEGTPNCVKGFLEGMGYLKNTESKIQKQEIKQKELKEILDLKRKELESQNYKEDVLNQEINKIYERYKNKPHFIIEQDKYRDLDLLIQKIKKNTEKCKSKTKERDDIKNNIFSILLEQLRHKFDIGILVPTLKKFINAQDELKYSKVVDNTYYYELLDTIK; this comes from the coding sequence ATGGAAATCAAAAAAATAAAAGGCAAAACCAACAGATACCAATACAACTTGATTGTACTTATATCAACACTTAATTTTATGAATTTAAAATTAAAGCAATATACACAAACAAACATTTTATATTTTTTTAATGGAAACTTAACTAGAAACAAACAACAGAAAGTCAAGATAAAAACACTACAAAATTATCTATATGAACTTGAGAAAAAATACAAAATCACACTCAACTATTGCAAACATCTAGGTAAGCAATGCGGCAGCGAAATTTATTATAAGCTAAAATATCCAAAAAAAACATGTCATACCAAGATAAATCAATATTTCCGAAACATAAAAAAAGAAAAGATAGACAAATTCACAAAGAGGATAGAAACTTATATTCAAGAAAATGGGAGTCCAAAATGGGAGTGTATTAATAATATAAATAATAATAAAAAGATAGAAGAGAGAATAATAAAAAAGTATATAAGTAAATGCCACTTTAAAATTGATCTTCCTCTTGTTTTATTAAATTCAAAAATAGAAAAAGATTTAAAGATAGAACTTATAAAGGAAATCAAAAAGCATGAAAGAGCCATAGAAGTCCTATCTTTAGACGAAATAAATTTACTCAAAGGAAAGTTAATAGAGGGTACTCCCAACTGTGTTAAGGGCTTTTTAGAAGGGATGGGATATTTGAAAAATACTGAAAGCAAAATTCAAAAACAGGAGATTAAGCAGAAGGAACTTAAAGAAATATTGGACTTAAAACGAAAGGAGCTGGAAAGTCAAAATTATAAAGAAGATGTCCTAAATCAAGAAATAAACAAAATATATGAAAGATACAAAAACAAGCCCCATTTTATTATAGAACAAGACAAATATAGGGATCTAGATTTGTTAATTCAAAAAATAAAAAAGAACACTGAAAAATGCAAATCAAAAACAAAAGAAAGAGATGATATAAAAAACAATATTTTTAGTATATTATTAGAACAGTTGAGGCATAAATTTGATATTGGCATATTGGTACCAACTTTAAAGAAATTTATTAATGCTCAAGACGAATTGAAATATAGTAAAGTAGTTGATAATACGTATTATTACGAACTGCTTGATACAATAAAGTAA
- a CDS encoding RNA-guided endonuclease TnpB family protein, with translation MSANKAYKYRIYPDANQKKYFSKVFGCVRFLYNKMLSDKKDYYEKNKQSLITYPSKYKEEFLFLKEVDSLALCNAQLDLNSAYSNFFREIKKGNRTQGFPKYKSKKNRQTFRTNNQKNSIRIENDYIKLPKIGFVKLALHRKIKSNELIKNVVVEKDTDDKYYISVAVECLDVKNNDKTKCNKKEIVGIDMSMRHFLVSSGGEKINHPKCLLKNECKLKKCQIKLSKKQKGSRNRAKSRLRVAKLHRKISNQRKDFLHKLSYYFVVNYKNIVIESLSIKSMQKGMFGKSVNDLGWHEFVRQLSYKSEWSKSYLHKVDRYFPSSKLCNNCGIKNTTLKLSDIRWSCRSCNTLHDRDINAALNLKAYYYKEIKTKAGTA, from the coding sequence ATGAGTGCTAATAAAGCTTATAAGTACAGAATATATCCTGACGCTAATCAAAAGAAATATTTTTCAAAAGTATTTGGGTGCGTAAGATTTTTGTATAACAAAATGTTAAGTGATAAGAAAGATTATTATGAAAAAAATAAACAAAGTCTTATTACTTATCCAAGCAAATATAAAGAAGAATTTCTATTCTTAAAGGAAGTTGATAGTTTGGCTCTTTGCAATGCCCAACTTGACTTAAATTCTGCGTATAGTAATTTTTTTAGAGAAATTAAAAAAGGAAATAGAACACAAGGATTTCCTAAATATAAAAGTAAGAAAAATAGACAAACCTTTAGAACTAATAATCAAAAAAACTCAATAAGAATAGAAAATGATTATATAAAGCTACCTAAAATAGGATTTGTAAAATTAGCTCTACATAGGAAAATTAAAAGCAATGAACTTATTAAAAATGTAGTAGTAGAAAAAGATACTGATGATAAATATTACATTTCAGTAGCGGTTGAGTGCTTAGATGTTAAAAATAACGATAAAACTAAATGCAATAAAAAAGAGATAGTTGGTATTGATATGAGTATGAGGCATTTTTTAGTAAGTAGTGGGGGTGAGAAAATCAATCATCCCAAATGTTTACTAAAAAATGAATGTAAACTCAAGAAATGCCAAATAAAACTATCAAAAAAACAAAAGGGCTCTAGAAATAGAGCTAAATCTAGATTAAGAGTTGCCAAATTGCATAGGAAAATTTCAAATCAAAGAAAAGATTTTTTACATAAATTATCTTATTATTTTGTAGTTAATTATAAAAATATAGTAATAGAAAGCCTATCAATTAAAAGTATGCAAAAAGGAATGTTTGGCAAAAGTGTTAATGATTTGGGATGGCATGAGTTTGTAAGACAATTATCATATAAATCAGAGTGGTCTAAATCTTATTTGCATAAAGTTGATAGATATTTTCCATCAAGCAAGCTATGCAACAATTGCGGTATTAAAAATACAACTCTAAAATTAAGTGATATTAGGTGGAGTTGTAGGAGTTGTAACACTTTGCACGATAGAGATATAAATGCAGCTCTAAATCTTAAAGCTTATTATTATAAGGAAATAAAAACTAAGGCAGGAACTGCCTGA
- the tnpA gene encoding IS200/IS605 family transposase has translation MSHKLTFNNHCVYSINYHLVLVTKYRHKCINAELSSSLYQIILNICSLWKITLNEFNHDKDHIHLLLEFTPNIQLSTFINNLKTVSSRLIRKKYSTHLDKYYWKPYFWSRSYCLISTGGASIDIIKKYIQNQNKSIY, from the coding sequence ATGTCACACAAGCTAACTTTTAATAATCACTGCGTATATTCTATTAATTATCACCTAGTATTAGTTACTAAATATAGGCATAAATGCATAAATGCCGAGCTTTCATCTTCTCTTTACCAAATAATACTTAATATATGTTCTTTATGGAAAATAACCCTTAATGAATTCAACCATGATAAGGATCATATTCATTTATTACTAGAATTTACCCCCAATATTCAACTTTCTACATTTATCAATAATCTAAAAACAGTATCTTCAAGGCTTATAAGGAAAAAATATTCTACTCATTTAGATAAATATTATTGGAAACCTTATTTTTGGTCTAGAAGTTATTGTCTTATTTCTACTGGAGGAGCCTCTATTGATATCATCAAAAAATATATTCAAAATCAAAATAAATCCATTTATTAA
- a CDS encoding BBA14 family lipoprotein: MNKKSIVSLIILLQFITFSCKSIASLTNEPEPPIEPTLKNLSIYETQLTSYVLYLETFLIRARQKFPNYNFPPFTLFDPKNLKEEHTLQTIKENIKHLKHYINTTKPIAIDVYKKCSKLKK; encoded by the coding sequence ATGAATAAGAAATCAATAGTAAGCCTAATCATTTTATTACAATTTATTACATTTAGTTGCAAATCAATAGCATCGCTTACAAATGAACCTGAGCCACCTATTGAACCTACACTTAAAAACTTAAGCATATATGAAACACAACTAACAAGTTATGTATTATATCTTGAAACTTTTTTAATTAGAGCTAGACAAAAATTTCCAAATTATAATTTCCCACCATTTACACTATTTGATCCGAAAAATTTAAAAGAAGAACATACATTGCAAACAATAAAAGAAAATATCAAACATTTAAAGCATTATATCAACACAACAAAACCCATAGCTATTGATGTATATAAAAAATGTAGCAAGTTAAAAAAGTAA
- a CDS encoding BlyB family putative holin accessory protein, with protein sequence MLNKTNTELGLIVLKNLIEFFVYSDTQDDELFQTGIKKVIDIYKYMNNIYTRSLQKMEMKESKQIVLELETILSKIAKLIDAINTNADTTLIEDLRFERNNLIEIKTKLLQEELDKINSKNKKGGQK encoded by the coding sequence ATGTTAAATAAAACTAATACCGAACTTGGACTAATTGTCTTAAAAAACCTAATAGAATTTTTTGTATACAGTGATACACAAGATGACGAACTTTTTCAAACTGGTATCAAAAAAGTAATCGATATTTACAAATATATGAATAATATTTACACGAGATCGCTACAAAAAATGGAAATGAAAGAAAGTAAACAAATTGTACTAGAGCTTGAAACTATATTAAGCAAAATAGCAAAACTCATAGATGCAATTAACACCAATGCTGATACAACTTTGATTGAAGACTTGCGATTTGAACGCAATAATCTTATTGAAATTAAAACAAAATTGCTACAAGAAGAATTGGACAAAATAAACAGTAAAAATAAAAAAGGAGGGCAAAAATGA
- a CDS encoding BlyA family holin: protein MNTVFDFLSNIAETKLIIIGIITLFILIPLALFLKPVLAEIVKIIKHLLKYLIDKQSKNKK from the coding sequence ATGAATACAGTATTTGACTTTTTATCAAATATTGCCGAGACAAAACTCATAATTATTGGAATCATTACGTTATTTATACTAATCCCTTTGGCTTTATTCTTAAAACCTGTATTAGCTGAAATAGTTAAAATTATTAAGCATTTACTCAAGTATTTAATTGATAAACAAAGTAAAAATAAAAAGTAA
- a CDS encoding DUF685 domain-containing protein, giving the protein MENEQDNTEESIQIKDFNRKITVNENDLIPIDDIVEETYAITYKNLLTQIQEDTFYRGIEYFKQVIREIISKELLEYESHVDEMYIKTISKLIGLKNETNKITLDDVLKKIKEILIQNINQAGDNINSSKISIYNPQRQDFELIGFQTFIDKLKQIFAEITNLNNLKNQTDKILEQIKQITSITNNINTSYLKNHELESKLKSIIPEMPEYKYPNMELEFLAFHPTNKQLYRLGIEYRYLKGIPNDFQYWNIQPTHDAYYTLKEFYDKLLKIEITGEKVELRFPRNYKEQNIYLQIMLALTRDKYPNNTMTKIIYLRFSENSNASQYNIIYSYTGKQHNTTITLLDGWYKLKSYIYNNDENQDVPHLLKL; this is encoded by the coding sequence ATGGAAAATGAACAAGACAATACAGAAGAAAGCATACAAATAAAAGATTTTAACAGAAAAATCACAGTCAATGAAAATGATTTAATTCCCATTGACGATATTGTTGAAGAGACTTATGCAATTACATATAAAAATTTACTTACACAAATTCAAGAAGATACCTTTTATAGAGGTATTGAATATTTTAAACAAGTAATTAGAGAAATAATATCTAAAGAATTACTTGAATACGAATCTCATGTAGACGAAATGTATATAAAAACAATATCTAAACTAATAGGCCTTAAGAACGAAACAAACAAAATTACACTTGATGATGTTTTAAAAAAAATCAAGGAAATATTGATTCAAAATATAAATCAAGCTGGAGATAACATAAATTCAAGCAAAATATCAATCTACAATCCACAAAGACAGGATTTTGAATTAATTGGATTTCAAACATTTATAGACAAATTAAAACAAATTTTTGCAGAAATCACTAATTTAAACAACCTAAAAAACCAGACAGACAAAATTCTTGAACAAATAAAACAAATTACAAGCATTACTAACAATATCAATACTTCTTATCTCAAAAATCACGAACTAGAGTCAAAATTAAAATCTATAATACCAGAAATGCCAGAATACAAATATCCTAACATGGAATTAGAATTTCTTGCTTTTCATCCTACAAACAAACAACTATATAGATTAGGAATAGAATATCGTTATTTAAAAGGAATTCCTAATGATTTTCAATATTGGAACATACAACCTACACACGATGCTTATTATACTTTAAAAGAATTTTATGACAAATTATTAAAAATAGAGATAACAGGCGAAAAAGTAGAGTTAAGGTTTCCGAGAAATTATAAAGAACAAAATATATATCTTCAAATAATGCTTGCCCTTACAAGGGATAAATATCCAAATAATACCATGACTAAAATAATTTACTTGAGATTTTCAGAGAATAGTAATGCATCACAATACAATATTATATATTCCTACACCGGGAAACAACATAACACAACTATCACTCTTCTTGACGGATGGTACAAACTAAAGAGCTATATATATAACAACGATGAAAATCAAGATGTTCCTCATCTTCTTAAATTATAA
- a CDS encoding DUF735 family protein, with protein sequence MKTIPHFLQNTQIAKIIQSELDFKKQLLKELNQLLENFASINVDESINSRYIALLMLSLFNASHLKKGLKKDLINYIKALTFAIKSIGTDESFHLIFKAFLHARIEINVNPNIPGEIIIKLLEHIRSPIKFKIAGKIKGKLKTIMIKHKGKLKKLVSNYIPKDFQNSTYGFIKSLIPAGRTIKIFDINNKEIK encoded by the coding sequence ATGAAAACAATTCCACACTTTTTACAAAATACACAGATTGCAAAAATTATACAAAGCGAACTTGATTTTAAAAAACAATTATTAAAAGAGCTTAATCAATTACTTGAGAATTTTGCTTCTATTAATGTAGATGAAAGTATCAATTCAAGATACATTGCATTACTAATGCTATCACTATTTAATGCATCTCATTTAAAAAAAGGACTTAAAAAAGATCTAATCAATTATATCAAAGCATTAACATTTGCAATAAAATCAATAGGCACAGATGAAAGTTTTCATTTAATATTTAAAGCATTTTTACATGCAAGAATCGAAATTAATGTTAATCCAAATATACCTGGCGAGATTATCATAAAATTACTTGAACATATAAGATCACCAATTAAATTTAAAATAGCCGGTAAAATTAAAGGAAAATTAAAAACTATTATGATTAAACATAAAGGCAAACTTAAAAAACTTGTATCCAACTACATTCCAAAGGATTTTCAAAATTCAACTTATGGATTTATAAAATCTCTAATTCCTGCAGGGAGAACCATTAAAATTTTTGATATTAATAACAAAGAAATAAAATAA
- a CDS encoding DUF276 domain-containing protein (DUF276 is restricted to Borreliella and related spirochetes.), with translation MRIVFDKETGIITKSIEEIQNIKKEILKREYNILIKDNSIFDIINYPSSAIDMEIIQALNELFETLKEGGKYFKKLQHSLSIHKSSTYEAVKQTLLAIPQIEYANIISSAGTIQIYIIFTKEYRTLSAITQDIKIQIWKAIYNTAPCGTAFRGKIKLEFFNKNGQQKTYKFSLGIIKYAYLKVLYKTETESIHKEIDENIREIYKKIFQNKYKDMGISFCYQDLLGPVSLLQGIRKMKIGIHTKENLNTKITEIKESEFQFNNDIEIKANELISFDENSRLIIERE, from the coding sequence ATGAGAATAGTATTTGACAAAGAAACTGGAATCATTACAAAATCAATAGAAGAAATACAAAATATAAAAAAAGAAATACTAAAGAGAGAATATAATATTCTTATCAAAGACAATTCCATTTTTGACATAATCAATTACCCAAGTTCTGCCATTGACATGGAAATAATTCAAGCATTAAATGAATTATTTGAAACACTCAAAGAAGGAGGAAAATATTTCAAAAAACTACAACATTCCCTAAGTATACACAAAAGCTCAACTTACGAGGCAGTCAAACAAACATTACTAGCAATTCCACAAATAGAATACGCAAATATTATAAGTTCTGCAGGAACAATACAAATTTACATAATATTTACGAAAGAATATAGAACACTATCAGCCATTACACAAGATATAAAAATACAAATTTGGAAAGCAATATATAATACTGCTCCATGTGGAACAGCATTTAGAGGAAAAATAAAACTTGAATTTTTCAATAAAAACGGACAACAAAAAACATATAAGTTTAGCTTGGGAATAATTAAATATGCATATTTAAAAGTATTATATAAAACCGAAACAGAATCTATCCACAAAGAAATAGATGAAAACATAAGAGAAATTTATAAAAAAATATTTCAAAACAAATACAAAGATATGGGTATCTCTTTTTGCTATCAAGACTTGTTAGGTCCTGTAAGTTTACTACAAGGAATTAGAAAAATGAAAATTGGTATTCATACAAAAGAAAATTTAAATACCAAAATAACAGAAATCAAAGAAAGTGAATTTCAATTCAACAATGACATTGAAATTAAAGCAAACGAACTTATTTCTTTTGATGAAAATTCAAGGCTCATAATAGAAAGAGAATAA
- a CDS encoding contractile injection system sheath initiator, which translates to MDIKIDNEFKIIFNNDLKIVDGLDERKQRLLLYLKTPIGSLYDKNYGLDFNFFIKLLKNQKEEEIKIFFANALKTLDIDILNIKIKKKNKKIILQFFLAGDTVNMEYNL; encoded by the coding sequence ATGGATATTAAAATAGATAATGAATTTAAAATAATTTTTAATAACGATTTAAAAATAGTAGATGGCCTTGATGAGCGAAAACAAAGACTGCTTTTATATCTAAAAACACCTATTGGCAGTCTTTATGACAAAAATTATGGTCTTGATTTTAATTTCTTCATAAAACTTTTAAAGAACCAAAAAGAAGAAGAAATTAAAATCTTTTTTGCAAATGCACTAAAAACCCTAGACATAGACATATTAAATATCAAGATAAAAAAAAAGAATAAAAAAATAATATTACAATTTTTTTTAGCTGGAGATACTGTAAATATGGAATATAACTTATGA
- a CDS encoding BTA121 domain-containing protein surface lipoprotein, with protein sequence MEKDFYNSVLFLLLLTDMSCGLSTSTSSSKFPDEKLPLKKFTSENVDVAKPGFESQDLESKFDLKERRVEAGGSQGGIREEKPEEIESIKNFYSALMYNDKVVFHSVQKMASGFEGYSDSEEYKDDQPRFYRVWGNLGINKLSHIMSEYSRLNKKRSDIQWMMMNFDIRKIKEHFNNKLNDCDRNYALEFRGAFQKDDFNTIYDGIVSVMKAYEENLDVFESDYERLRIFRRIHSGFSVKLRSSFDYISNELTDFNVEDESQSKMYFYYDFCVLFGDETGNNRYLQFVEKCEPIFELMSSLREEIKFEIEDDAVASQFTEVFNGLEDRFKLYLKEVFPRIVSDDMSFEGLDSYETDFENLKARVMDY encoded by the coding sequence ATGGAAAAGGATTTTTATAATTCAGTTTTGTTTTTATTGTTACTTACAGATATGAGTTGTGGGTTAAGTACTTCTACAAGTAGTTCTAAATTCCCCGATGAAAAATTGCCTTTAAAAAAGTTTACTAGTGAGAATGTAGATGTTGCGAAACCAGGTTTTGAGAGTCAAGATTTAGAATCAAAATTTGATTTAAAAGAAAGAAGAGTGGAAGCAGGGGGAAGTCAAGGAGGGATACGAGAAGAGAAACCAGAAGAGATTGAGTCAATTAAAAATTTTTATTCAGCTCTTATGTATAATGATAAGGTAGTATTTCATTCTGTGCAAAAAATGGCCAGTGGTTTTGAGGGTTATAGTGATAGTGAGGAATATAAAGATGATCAACCTAGATTTTATCGTGTATGGGGTAATTTGGGTATTAATAAACTTTCACATATTATGTCAGAATATTCTCGTCTTAATAAGAAAAGAAGTGACATTCAATGGATGATGATGAATTTTGATATTAGAAAGATAAAAGAACATTTTAATAATAAGTTAAATGATTGCGATCGTAATTATGCATTAGAATTTAGAGGTGCTTTTCAAAAAGATGATTTTAATACAATCTATGATGGTATTGTTTCTGTGATGAAGGCTTATGAGGAGAATTTAGATGTTTTTGAGAGTGATTATGAACGTCTTAGAATTTTTAGACGTATACATTCTGGTTTTTCTGTAAAATTACGTTCATCTTTTGATTATATAAGCAATGAGTTAACTGACTTTAATGTTGAAGATGAGTCACAATCTAAGATGTATTTTTATTATGACTTTTGTGTTTTGTTTGGAGATGAGACTGGTAATAATCGCTATTTGCAATTTGTTGAAAAATGTGAGCCGATTTTTGAATTAATGTCGTCACTTCGAGAAGAAATTAAGTTTGAGATTGAAGATGATGCTGTAGCAAGTCAATTTACTGAAGTTTTTAATGGGCTTGAAGATAGGTTTAAATTATATTTAAAAGAAGTGTTTCCTAGGATTGTTTCTGATGATATGTCTTTTGAAGGTTTGGATAGTTATGAAACCGATTTTGAAAATTTGAAAGCAAGGGTAATGGACTATTGA